The following coding sequences are from one Eucalyptus grandis isolate ANBG69807.140 chromosome 11, ASM1654582v1, whole genome shotgun sequence window:
- the LOC104426939 gene encoding zinc finger CCCH domain-containing protein 54, whose amino-acid sequence MLKGIKNRNGGWGFPDDPACSKFDEVYNSDEFRMYAYKVKRCPRTRSHDWTECPYAHRGEKAQRRDPRKVRYAAVACPAFRGGSCLKGSSCEFAHGVFEYWLHPARYRTRACNGGEFCQRKVCFFAHSPDELRPETKYKCSRSAHRPRVVEIHGSRRVAPARTPGSPRGNVGSDVEVGDKVSDLLKSPRRLSVRGSDDDDGDGELEKVKAGWDAPVMDLSHLGWISDLVDN is encoded by the coding sequence ATGTTGAAAGGAATCAAGAATCGGAATGGGGGTTGGGGTTTCCCGGATGACCCCGCATGCAGCAAGTTCGACGAGGTTTACAACTCGGACGAGTTTCGCATGTACGCTTACAAAGTGAAGCGCTGTCCCCGCACGCGGAGCCACGACTGGACTGAGTGCCCCTATGCCCACCGTGGCGAGAAGGCCCAGCGTCGCGATCCCCGCAAGGTCCGCTACGCGGCGGTCGCCTGTCCTGCCTTCCGTGGCGGCAGCTGCCTCAAGGGCAGTTCTTGCGAGTTCGCCCACGGCGTCTTCGAGTACTGGCTCCACCCTGCCCGGTACCGCACGCGCGCGTGCAATGGCGGCGAGTTCTGCCAGCGCAAGGTCTGCTTCTTCGCCCACTCGCCCGACGAACTCCGCCCCGAGACCAAGTACAAGTGCAGCAGGAGCGCACACCGGCCGCGAGTGGTGGAGATTCACGGATCGCGGAGGGTCGCGCCGGCGAGGACGCCCGGGTCGCCGAGAGGAAACGTGGGGTCTGACGTCGAAGTGGGTGATAAAGTGTCGGATCTCTTGAAGAGCCCGAGGAGATTGAGCGTAAGAGGCAGCGATGACGACGATGGCGATGGCGAATTGGAAAAAGTGAAAGCCGGATGGGATGCCCCGGTTATGGATTTATCACATCTTGGTTGGATCTCCgatttagtggataattag
- the LOC120289535 gene encoding probable transcription factor At5g61620 produces the protein MVKEAVTCGGRKCSHCGYNGHNSRTCNGKGCVKLFGVYVSENSRASMKKSLSVENMRSSSCNKSSELAVVDPRGYLSDDPNHHSQEAKAARERKKGKPWSMEEHVTFLEGLKRLGKGDWRGISKNFVPTRTPTQVASHAQKYFLRQVINDKKKRRTSMFDLHSQDHDHDDASPDSSVTFPKIVKEATASTASHSQKQNALQVVDQFPYLCLDNPSVGPCLARGTLRPSIFVSCAYLLIHAQTVEASNRDPCPLTIQNSPVDQTCVQAIAQPFDMVSDVNLQGTVDFGYQFPRATILGIHDLEARRAL, from the exons ATGGTGAAAGAAGCGGTGACGTGCGGGGGTCGAAAGTGTTCGCACTGTGGCTACAATGGTCACAATTCGAGAACGTGCAACGGGAAGGGGTGCGTGAAGCTGTTCGGCGTGTATGTGTCGGAAAACTCGCGAGCGTCGATGAAGAAGAGCTTGAGCGTCGAGAACATGAGATCTTCGTCGTGCAACAAGAGCTCGGAATTAGCCGTGGTCGATCCACGTGGTTATCTCTCTGACGACCCCAATCACCATTCTCAAGAAGCCAAAGCTGCTCGTGAAAGGAAGAAAG GAAAGCCATGGAGTATGGAGGAGCACGTGACATTCTTGGAGGGTCTGAAAAGGCTTGGGAAGGGGGATTGGAGAGGAATCAGCAAGAACTTCGTGCCCACCAGGACGCCAACTCAGGTCGCGAGTCatgcccaaaaatattttctgcgaCAGGTCATCAACGACAAGAAGAAGCGCCGGACGAGCATGTTTGATTTGCATTCTCAAGACCATGACCat GATGATGCCTCCCCAGATTCTTCGGTCACATTTCCAAAGATAGTCAAGGAAGCCACAGCATCCACAGCATCACATTCGCAG AAGCAGAATGCTCTGCAAGTGGTGGATCAGTTTCCATATCTTTGCTTGGACAATCCTTCTGTCGGACCATGCCTG GCTAGAGGAACTCTTAGACCGAGTAtttttgtatcatg TGCCTATCTTCTCATCCATGCTCAAACTGTGGAGGCTAGCAATAGAGATCCTTGTCCTCTCACCATTCAAAATAGCCCTGTGGACCAAACTTGTGTACAAGCCATTGCTCAGCCCTTCGATATGGTCTCCGATGTGAACCTGCAGGGCACCGTCGATTTTGGGTACCAGTTTCCACGCGCCACCATCCTCGGCATCCATGATCTGGAGGCCCGGCGAGCTCTATAG